In a genomic window of Diabrotica undecimpunctata isolate CICGRU chromosome 2, icDiaUnde3, whole genome shotgun sequence:
- the LOC140433931 gene encoding uncharacterized protein produces the protein MGLSIGDETLYTLHYADDQVVIAQDKEDLEYMARKLMEEYKKCSLEVNLQKTQYLCIGGENTADHLDLEEGKIKKCDQCIYLGVKLTKTGRTDEAIKHRITKGKRPYMAQKYSSYHKHLKVTYW, from the coding sequence ATGGGGCTGTCTATTGGGGATGAAACGTTATACACGTTGCACTATGCAGATGACCAGGTAGTTATTGCCCAAGACAAGGAGGACCTGGAGTATATGGCTAGAAAACTAATGGAAGAGTACAAAAAATGTAGCCTCGAggtaaatttacaaaaaacgcaATATCTTTGCATAGGAGGAGAAAATACTGCAGACCACCTCGACTTAGAAGAAGGGAAAATTAAGAAATGCGATCAATGTATATATTTGGGGGTAAAACTAACAAAGACAGGAAGAACTGATGAAGCCATAAAACACAGAATAACCAAAGGGAAACGACCGTATATGGCTCAGAAGTATAGCAGTTATCACAAACACTTAAAGGTAACCTATTGGTAg